Genomic window (Bosea vaviloviae):
CTGTTGTCGTCATTGCCGAGCCAGACGGCGGTGACGAGGCGGGCGGTGAAGCCGACGAACCAGGCGTCGCGGAAATCCTGCGTCGTGCCCGATTTGCCGCCGACCTCCCAGCCGGGAATGTTGGCCTTGGTGCCGCTGCCGCTGATCATGACCTCATGGAACATGGTGTTCATCATCGAGAGCGTCTGCGGCTGCACCACGGCGCCGAAACCTGAGCCCTTGCGGGCATAGATCACCTTGCCGGCGGCCGATTTCACCTCGCGGATGACATAGGGCAGCACCGATTGCCCGCCATTGGCGAAGGTGGCATAGGCCGTCGTCAACTCCACCGGCGTGACCTCGGAGGTGCCCAGCGCCAGCGAAAAATTGGGCTGCAGGCTGGACGAGATGCCGAGACGCTGCGCGGTGCGGACCACCTCCTTCGGCGTCACCTCCTGGATGAGCCGGGCGGCGATGGTGTTGAGCGAATGGGCGAAGGCGGTCTGCAGCGTCACCGGGCCGCGATAGCTCCGGGAATAATTCTCCGGCTCCCAGCCCTTGATCGAGACCGGCGAATCGTCGCGGATCGTGTCCGGCGTCAGGCCTTGCTCCAGCGCGGTCAGATAGACGAAGGGCTTGAAGGACGAGCCCGGCTGGCGCTTGGCGGCGGTGGCGCGGTTGAACTGGCTCTTGGTGTAGTCGCGCCCGCCGATCAGCGCCCGTAGCGCCCCGTCCGGCGCCATCGAGACGACCGCGCCCTGGCTGACGCTGAGCTTGCCGCCTTGCGCCGCCAGCGCCTCCACCAGCGTCGTCTCGGCCGAGGCCTGCAGCTTGGTGTCGATCGTCGTCAGCACGGTGACGTCGCCCTCGACTGCGCCGATGAAGTCGTCGAGCACGTCCATGACATAGTCGGCGGCATAATTGACCGAGCCTGCGCCGCTGCGTTCGGCGGCTTCGGCCGGGGCGACCAGCGCGGTCTTGGCCGCGGCCTGCGAGATCAGGCCCTGATCGGCCATCGCCGCGATCACGAGCTGGGCCCGCTTCTCGGCGGCGTCCGGGTTGCGGTTGGGCGCGAGCCGCGAGGGCGCCTGCACGAGGCCAGCCAGCATCGCGGCCTCCGCGATCGTCACCGAGCGCGCCGATTTGTTGAAATAGCGCTGCGCCGCCGCCTCGACGCCATAGGCGCCCGAGCCGAAATAGACCCGGTTGAGGTAGAGTTCGAGAATCTGGTTCTTGGAGTAGGTCCGCTCCAGCCACAGCGCCAGGATCGCCTCCTGGATCTTGCGCGCGGCGGTGCGTTCCTGGGTCAGGAACAGGTTCTTGGCGAGCTGCTGCGTCAGCGTCGAGCCGCCCTGCACGCCGCCGCTGCGGCGCAGGTTATTGACCATGGCGCGGGCCAGGCCGATGGGATCGATGCCAAAATGCTCGTAGAAGCGCCGGTCCTCGATCGCCACGAAGGCCTTGGGCAGATAGGGCGGCACCTCGCCGATCGTGATGGTGCGCCCGCCGGTCTCGCCGCGATTGGCGAGCAATGTGCCGTCGGCGGCGAGGATCGCGATATTGGGCGGTCGCTTCGGCACGGTGAGCTGGTTGATCGGCGGCAATTGCGCGGCGTGATAGGCGATCAGCCCGCCCAGCCCGATGGCGCACCAGAGGCCGAGCACCATGGTCCAGTAGAACAGGCCGCCGAGCAGCGAGCGGCCTTTGCGCTTGCGCCGCCGGCCGCCACCGCCATTGCCGCCACCGCTGCGCTTGTCGCGTCGCGGAGCTTCGCGCCGCTCGTCATAACGGGCGGGCGCGCGGTTGCCGCGCCCAGGGCGATCGTCGTCGGACAGACGCATGTCGAAATCGTCGCGGCTTTCGTCGCGGCCGCGTTCGAATGACGGCTCGCGCCGTTCGCCCCGTCTCGTCCTGTCGTTCATTCCGCCCCGTTCAAGCCTGTCGGCACATTCTCAAAAAGGTAAAGCTGCCCTCGCGTCAAACAGGAGTGAAACATGGCGCTTTTAAGGGGTGGTTAAGCCTGGGGCAGAGGGGCGCGCGTCGCAGCGTCACGTGAACGTGAAGATGTTGCAATCATGCAAGCCTGTATCGCTGCGCGGAGAATATTGCGTCACCTGCGACAATCTGCCTATCAAGCGCAAATTAAGCCTTCGGGTGGTGATGCCTCGATCGATTCTCCGAGTGTCGACGACAATTCCGGATCGACGAAGATTCAATGTCGAAATCGCAAGCTGTACAGAAAGAGAGATACATGCAGGCCCTCAACTCCCTCCAGCGCTATTCGCCCCAGATGCTCGGATTGCTGCGCATCGTCACGGCGCTGATCTTCATCGCCCATGGCACGCAGAAGCTCTTCGGCTTCCCCGTGGCGCCGGCCAGCGGCCTTCCGGCCGCCTTCACGCTGTTCTGGTTCGGCGCGATTCTCGAGGCTTTTGGCGGCCTGCTGCTGCTGGTCGGCTTCCTGACCCGCCCCGTCGCCTTCATCCTCGCGGGCGAGATGGCCTATGCCTACTGGATGTTCCACGCGCCCCGGAGCCTCTACCCGATCGCGAATGGCGGCGACGCCGCGATCCTCTACTGCTTCATCTTCCTCTATCTCGTTGTCGCCGGCGCCGGCGCCTGGAGCGTCGATAACCGCAGCAAGGCCTGATCGAGCCCGCCTCGACCACGCAGAAGACGAAAAAGCCCGCCTTCCCCAGGGAAGGCGGGCTCCTTTTTGTCGGATCGAGCGTAGCCTTCAGACGGAGCCGGCGATCCAGCGCGACAGGTCGCTCTTGGGGGCGGCGCCGACCTTCTGCGAGGCCAGCTTGCCGTCCTTGAACAGCATCAGGGTCGGAATCGAGCGGATGCCGAACTGGGCGGGGATCGCCTGGTTCTCATCGACGTTCATCTTCACGATCTTGACCTTGCCGTTCATCTCGCCGGCGATTTCCTCAAGCGCCGGGCCGATCATGCGGCAGGGACCGCACCATTCCGCCCAGAAATCCACCACGACCGGCTCGGAGGACTTCAGGACATCCGCCTCGAAGCTCGCATCGGTCACTTTGGTCGTCGCCATGGCTTGGTCGCCTTTCACAATCTGTTTGGCAGCAGCGCTGCATTCGCCGTGAAGCTATGAATGCGCAAGGCCCGGGTCAAGGCACGGTCGCAGGCCCTTGAAGCAAGGCTAACCTGCCATTTTCGCCAGGTCTTCCATTTTCGCCAAGTCTGCCATTTGCGCCAAGTCTGCCATTTGCGCCAAGTCTGCCATTTGCGCCAAGACGGCGTCGAGATCATGCCCGTCCGGCTCGAGCGTCGTCAGCGTCGCGGTGTAGATCGCCAGCGCCCGCACGCGGCGGCCGGGATAGATCGCCCCGACAAGCGCGCGATAGACTGCAAGCTGCGCCAGGGTCGTGGGCGGGATCGCGGCCGCATTCGCGGGGGGCCGCGCCGTGGTCTTGAAATCGGCGATCAGGACTTCATCCTGCGTCACCGCGAGCCGGTCTATCTGGCCCGACACCAATCGCCGGGAACCATCCACCAGCGAGATCGCGCCGGTGACCGGCACTTCGGCGAGCGAGCCTTCAGCGAACAGCGCGGCCAGCGCGGGTTCGCGCAGCAAGGCAAGCGCCGCCGTGACGATCCGCGCGCGCCGCTCTGTCGGCAAGCCGCCGCCGCGCGTCGCCGCCAGCGCCTGCGCTGCCGCCTCGCGCCGTGCGGCTTCGACTTCGGGCAGGATCTGCAGCAGCAGATGCGCCAACCGGCCGGCGCTCGCGGCCTGGGCAAGGAAGGGTCCGTCGCCCGGCCGTTCGGTGCCGTCGGCGGCGGAGAGCGCGCTCGACGGCTTCAATGGCGGCGCGGGCTCGTGCTCGCTCGGCGCCGGGCGGCCGAACCAGGCGGGGATCTCGATCGCGCCAGGCGCGTCCAGCGCTTTGGCGGGCTCGGCAGCGCGCGGCGCCGAAACGCGGAAACGCTGGATCACGCCCTGGCCGTCGGGCGCGGCTATGTCCTGCAGGCCCTGTTCGGAGCCGGCGAGCCCGGCTGCGACCATCGCATACCAGCTGCCCTCGGGGGCTTCACCCTTGGGCTGCGCGCCGCAGACGATCAGGCGGTCCTCTGCCCGCGTCAGCGCGACGTAAAGCAGGCGGTGGTGCTCCTCGACCATCTGCTGCACGACCAGCGCCTTGGCGGCTCGCGTCGCCTCCGCATCCTCCGCGCCGGCCGGCGGCCAGAGCGGTACAGGCGCCCCACGCGGCGGGTCGACGGCGAGGATCTTGGGCAAACGCTTGGCGCCGGGTTCGGGCGCGAGATCGGCCAGGATGACGATCTTCGCCTCCAGCCCCTTGGCGCCGTGCACGGTCATGACGCGGACCTCGCCGGCGCTGGCGGAGAGGTCGCGCTTCACATCGGCCGCCGTGCCGGAAATATGCTGCAGGAAACCGGCGAGCGAAGGACCATGGCGGCGCTCATGGTCGAGCGCCGCATTGAGGAAGGCGTCGAGCGCGTCGCCGGCCTCGGCGCCCAGATGCGCCAAGGCCAGATTGCGCCCGCCGCGGGGGCCGAGCAGCCCGGCGAAGAAGTGGAACGGCCCGGAGCGTCCGGCCTCTTCCGCCAGAGCGACCAGCTTGTGCTCGACCGCCGCATAGCGCGGCTCGTTCGCGCCGGCCTCTCGCAGCGCCTCGCGCAGCGAACCGGCACGCTCGGGCGCCAGGCGCAGCAGATCGTCGTCGTCGAGCCCGATCAACGGCGTCTTCAATGCGGTCGCGAGCGTGAGGTCGTCATCGGGCAGCAGCAGCGTCCGCCCGAGCACGATCAGATCCTCGACCGCCGGGTGGTCGGCGAGCGTCAGGCGGTCGCGGCCGGTGACGGGCACGCCTTCATCCTTCAACGCCTTGACGATCGTCTCGAACAGCGCCCCGCGCTGGCGCAGCAGGATCATCACGTCGCCGGGCGCGAAGGGGTGGCCGAGATCGTCCTGCCCGGCCCGGCTCCAGCGGCCGAGCACGCCGGCGATGCGGGAAGCCAGCTTGACGATGCCGCTGCGCCGCTCGGCCGCGTCGACCGGGGTCGTCCAGGCGTCGGGCGGCTCGCCCTGGTCATTGGCGCAGAGCGGCCAGAGATCGACGCAGCCGGGGTCGTTGCGGCGCACCGTGTCATGCGTCTCGGGTCGCAGAGCGCCGTCGAAGACCAGGCCGCGCGCATGGTCGGGTGCGGCGAAGACCGCATCGACGGCTTGCATGATGTCGCTGGTTGAACGGAAGGAGGTGTTGAGGCTGACCGGCTCGAAACGCTGCCCGGCCTCCTCGATGCGTCGGCCGAGCCGCTGGCGCTCATCGCCAAAAGCCTTCGGCATCGCGCCCTGGAAGCCGTAGATCGACTGCTTCTCGTCGCCGACGACGAAGACGGTACGTGGCTTGAGCGCGTCCTCGCCTGCGCCGAGGCCGGTGCTGAACTCCTCGGCGAGCTTGCCCAGGATCGCCCATTGCGCCTCGCTGGTGTCCTGCGCCTCGTCGAGCAGGATGTGGTCGATGCCGGCGTCGAGCTTGTAGAGTACCCAGGTCGCCTCGACACGGGAGAGCAGCGAGCGTGTCTTGGCGATCAGGTCGTCATAGTCGAGCAGTGAGCGCTCGTTCTTCAAACGCTGATAGGAGGCGAGCATCCGCGTCACCAGCAGCGCCAAGGCATGGCTGCGGTCGCGAATGGCAATGGCGTTGAGCTGGTCGCTCGCCGCGAGCACACCGGCTGCGAGGCTTTCCAGCACCGAGAGCAGATCCGGCTCGAATTCGGATTTGCCCTTGCCGCGGATATTGGCGTTGATGCTGCCGGCCTCGGTGATGAAGCCGCGCCGGCACTGGGCGACCGGGTCGCTGTCGCCTTGTCCGGCGAGCAGCACGCGCAGGTTCGCGGCGAAAAGCTGCCGCGTCGCGCTGCCTGCTTCCAGCCCAGCGATCAGGCGCGGCAGCCCGCCCAGCCCGGCGAGCGTCCGGCGGAAGGAGGCCTGCACCTCCTCAGTGGTCAGATCGGGGGCGATGCGCAGGAAGGCCGCCATGCCGTTGCGCATCTGGCCGGCGTCTCGTGCCCGGCCTTGCGCATCGCTGAACAAGGCGCGCTGGCGCAGCGCCTCCTGCATCATCGCATCGAATGTGTCCTGCGCCGCCTGCCGGGCGAGCAGGCCGAGCGCCTTGGCCTCGGCGCCTTCCGGATCGGCTGCGACCAGCGTCAGCAAGGCGCGCCGCGCATCGCGCAGCATCTCGGCCTGGGCCAGATCATCCGCGACCTCGAAGCGCGGCGGCACATTCGCCTCGAAGGGGGCCGATTGCAGCACCCGCGTGCAGAAGGCGTGAATGGTCTCGATCTTCAGGCCGCCCGGCGTCTCCAGCGCCTGCGCGAAGAGCCGCCGGGCCGTTGCGCGCTGGTCTGGGGACGAGGTTTTCCCGGTCAGCGCCGTGAGCAGCTCCGCCAAGTGGGCATCGGGCATGGTCGCCCATTCCGAGAGCGCCTTGAAGATGCGGTTCGCCATATTGGCGGCGGCCGCCTTGGTATAAGTGATGCAGAGCATGCGGCCGGGCTCGACGCCGTCGAGCAGCAATCGCAGCACGCGGTTGACCAGCACATAGGTCTTGCCCGAGCCGGCATTGGCCGAGACCCAGGCGCTGAGGCGCGGGTTGGCGGCGAGCGCCTGCCTTTGCTGCGTCAGCGGCGGAATCTGGGGTGCCGACCTCATGCCTCGCCCCCCTCATCCTCGCTGGAGGCGGCCGACCATTCCTTGACGCGGGCGAGCTGGTCGTAGGGGCTGGCATATTTGATGTAGTCGGGCGCGCGCCGCGAGACGAAGGCTTCGCGCCCGCTGCGCAGCGCGTCGAGATGCTGCAGCAGGCGCTCGAGATGGCGCGCGGCGACATCGGCCAAAGGCTCGCCGTCGAAATCGAGCGGCCTATCCTTGGCCCAGGCCTTCGGATCATGATGCAGCTTGAGATAGAGCAGCGCCTCGACCGGCGTCGGACCGATCAGGTCGCGGAAGCCGGCGCGGGCCGCGAGCTCCGCTTCCAGCGTCAATTGCGGCGCGAAACCCTTCTCGACCTGCGCCTTGCTCGGCGGCGCGCCGGTCTTGAAGTCGATGATCCTGAGCTTCGGCTCATGCGTCACCTCGATGCGATCGGCCCGGCCGCTCAAGCGCAGTTCGGCACCGTCAGCGAGGGTGAAGGCGAAGCCCGTGCCGCGCTCCACGGCGACGCGCGCCAAGGTCCCGCGCCGCCTCTCCTCCCAGGCGATGAAATGGTCCGCCGTGAGCAGGAAGCGCGGCCACCAGAAGGCGCGCACCTCCGGGGTATCAGCAAAATCCTCGAACAGCCGGTCTGCGATGGCGATCAGGCGGCCGAGCGCATCGGCCGGCAATTGCTCGGGATAGGTCTGCGCGAAGGTCGCGACGATGTCGTGCAGCAGGCTGCCGCGATCGGCGGCTGTGGGATCCTCGATCAAGGGGTCGAGCGCGTCGAGCTTCAGGATCTTGCGGGCATGGATCTGATAGGGGTCGCGATAGAGCGTCTCGACATCGGTGACGCTGAGCGACAGCGGCTGGAGATGCCGCGCCGGCTTCGGCGCGGGCCGTCCCGTCGACCGCACTGGCGAGGGCGCGCTGAGCTGGTCCGCCAGCGCAATCAATCGATTGCCGGCCGCGCTCGCCCGGCTCCAGGCCGGCGGTGGCGTCACCGCTTTCAGCCGCAGCCAGAAGCGCGAGGCGATGGTCTCGGATTCGCCGGCCTTGCGCGCCCGCGTCAGCGTCACCTGCCTTGCCATCAGCGCCTGAACGAAATCATGCGCGGTCTGGCCGATCCTCCGCTCCGGCTGCGACAGCTTGAGCTCGGTCCGCATCGGCCGGTTGATGAAGGAATCCGTCTTCGTCTCCGGCGGCCAGACCAGCTCGTTCAGCCCGCCGAGCACGATATGGTCGGCTTCGAGCAGGCGGGCTTCGAGCAGGCCCCAGATTTTGACGCGCGGATGGCCGCCGCCCGACCGCCTGACCACGCGCTCCGCCAGCAGCCCGTCGAGGATCGCGATGAAGTCCTGTGCCCGCCCGCCTGCGGGCATGTCGGCTTCGGCACCAGTGAGATCGTCGAAGAGCCCGGCCAGCGCCTCGCCATCCGCACCCGCGAAGGCGAGCGTGTTTCCGTCCGGATCGCGGGCAAAAGCTTCGATCGCGGATTTTGCCGCGGCAGTGGTGGCGGCGAGCGAGGCGTCCGGCGCTCGCAATGTGTCGATCAGCGGGCCGAGCGCCACACAGAGTGCGTCGAGGAGCTGAGTGGCAGCGGCCTGATCCTCGGGCTTGAGCCGCCGGCGCGGGCCTGGCGCGTGCGATTCCAGCTTGAGCCCCTCCAGGCCGGCCAGGGCGATGCGCAGACCGTCCAGCCCCTTGGCCACCGAGACGCCGCGCCAGCTGCCGATCTCCAGCGCGGCCGCCCCGCGCGCAACAGCCTCGGGCGTCAGCCCCAGCCGGCAGAGCGGATGCGCCAGCAGGGCGACCAGGCTCGCCGGGCTCGCCTGCGTCAAAGCGGCCTCCAGGATCAATCGCAGCAGCGCGCCAGCCGGCCAGCGCGCCAGCGGCAGGCCGGCGGAATCGTCGATCTCGATGCCCCAGCGCCGCAGCTCGACGCCGACACGCTCGGCCAGCCCGCGATCGGGCGTGATCAAAGCCGCCTGCCGACCCGGCTCCTCGAGCGTCTCGCGCAGGGCGATCGCGACAGCCAGCGCCTCCTCGCGCTCGGCCGAGGCCTCGACGATGCGCAGATCGCGAAAACCGGCTTCGGAGCTCGCAACGCTGATGCGGTCGGCCAGATCGGCCCAGGCCTCGGTCACCGAGGCCGGCAGCAGGGCCTCGCGCAGCAGGATCTCCCGGCTCGCACGGCAGGCGTCGGGCTCGGCCAATGAGCGGACATCAGCGCGGGTGGCTTCGAGAATCTGCATGAGATGATGCAGCGCTGCCTGCGGATGCGACGGTGCAGGCTCGGTCTCGATCGCGCTCCAGGCTCTTTCCGGCAAGGCGAGATCGAGGCCCGGCAGCACGACCGCGCCATTGGGCAGGCGCGCGATGGCCGCGAGCAGTCGCGCCGTCGCCGGGATCGTGCCGGTCGAGCCTGCGGCGATGATCGGCCCCGTCGCGCCGCCGGCGAGCAGTCGCTCCCGTTCGGCCGCGAGCATGGCGTTGCGGAAGGCGGCCGGGTCGCAGGCGTTGCGCTCGGCAAGGATCGCCGGCCAGGCCTCGCCCAGGATCGCCAGGAAGCTGGCGTTGAGCTGCCAGATCTTGTCGAAGCGTGTCGCATCCAGCGTCCGCAGCCGCTCGACCGGGACGCCCTCGGTCTGCAATTGGTCGAGCAGCGCGGCGAGGTCGCCGGCAAGCCCGTAAGCCTCGGCGAGGGTGGCCGGGACAAGCGATGGCTCAGCCGGATCGAGCTTGAGATGGCTGCGATTGGCTGATTTGCCCCAGGCGTCGACCAGCCGCGTCAAGAGCATGCGCCTGACCAGCGGGTCGATCGGCGCGACGCGCTCATCCGTCCAGGCGCCGGCGCCGATCAGGGCGGTCTCGGCCTCATCGACATCGCCGAGCGGCACGATCCGCGGCAGCAGCAGCGGCTGGCCGCCGAGCTTGTCCGAAAGGCTGGCGGCGAAGGCCCGCGCGGCCCGGCGTGTCGGCAGATAGAGCGTCGCGCGCGCCATTGCGGCGGGGTCGTCGGGGTCGTGGATCCTGCCGAAGCGGCCATCCAGCATCGCCTGCGCCAGCACCTCCAGAAAGGGTGCACCGGCGGGAATGCTGAAGAGGTTGAGTTCAGGCATCGAGCGCCTGCGCCGCCGCAAGGGCGGCTTCGGCGGGCGCGATCTCATGCGGTGCGCCGATATGCAGCCATTGCCCTTCGAGCACATGGCCGAAGAGCCGGCCCGTGGCGATGGCGCGGTCGAACAGCAGGTTGAGCGAAAACGACCCGTCCGGCGTCTCGGCGAAGAAAGCAGGCGTCAACACGGAGACGCCCGCGAAGATATAGGGGGCGCTCGCAGCCTGGCTGCGCCGGGTCAGACGCCCGGCATCGTCGCTGAAGAAATCTCCGGCTCCTGTGAAGCCCACGCTGGTCTCGCGCTGGGCCAGGAGAAGCAGCATGTCCATGCGCGCCGGATCCCAGGCCTGCGCCATCGCCGCGAGATTGGAGATGCCGGTCTCGCTCCAGAGCGTATCCGAATTGACGCTGAAGAACGGCCCGTCGCCGAGCAGCGGCAGCGCCTTCTTGGTGCCGCCTCCCGTTTCCAGCAGCGCGGCCCGCTCATCGGAGATCACGATCCGGGGGCTCGTTCTCCCGGCGACATGCGTCTCGATCTGCCCGGCGAGGTGGTGGACATTGACGACCACCTCCTCGACCCCGGCCTCGGCCAGCCGGTCGAGCGCATGATCGAGCATTGCTTTGCCGCCGATCCTGACCAGCGGCTTGGGCAGCGTATCCGTGATCGGCCGCATGCGCTGGCCCAGCCCGGCCGCCAGAACCATGGCCCGGCGGATTGGTGGCGATGCGGCTTCCGTCACGCGAATCTCCTGAGCGGGGCGAATCTGCGCGATCCATAGCGCGTCATGGCTGGGCTTGTCCCGACCATGACGGCGCAAGCCGAATTCAGTTCGCCGCAAACAGCTTCGGCAGATGCGCCTGATACCAGCCCTTGAGCTCTTCGAGCGCGGGATGCTCGAGATTGCGGCGCAGATAGGCTTCGATTCGCGGGAGGTGCTCGAGATAGGCGGGCTTGCCGTCGCGCCGGTCGAGCCGGGCGAAGATGCCGGCGATCTTGGTGTTGCGTTGCGCGCCGAGGATCGCATAGGCGCGGGCGAAGCCGGCGAGATCGAAAGCGGGATCGTCGCCGCGCCGCGCCGCGCCATAGGCCGCGAGCAGTCGCAGCTCCAGGGCGGCGGGCACGTCGACGCGCGCATCCTGCCCCAATGAGACGAGGTCATAGGCCGGGTGCCCGAGCACCGCGTCCTGGAAATCGATCAATCCGAGCTGGGCAAGCCCCTGGCGCTTCGGCAGCCAGATCAGGTTGGGCGAATGGAAATCCCGCAAGGTCCAGGTCGAAGGCGCTTCCAGGATCTCGTCGAAGAGCCGGCCCCAGATTCGCGCGAATTCGGCCTGCGTCACCGCCGGCAGGGTCACGCCGGCGATATGGGGTGCGTACCATTCCAGGATCAGTTCGGTCTCGATCGCCAGCGCGCCGCGGTCGTAATCGGGCACGATATGGTCGCGGCCCTCAGCGACGGGCAGGATCGTCGGCAAGGTATGGCGGTGCAAATCGGCGAGCAGGCGGGCCGCAGCCTCGTAGCGCTCCGGGATCGGGCCGTCCGCGTCGAGCACGCCCTCCTCGCCGAGATCCTCGATCAGCAGCAGCCCGGTCGAGAGATCCTGCGCCAGGATTTCCGGCGCGGAATAGCCCAGCGAATGCAGGCCGCGATCCATCGCCACGAAGGCGTCGATGGTCTCGGCCAGATGCGCGATGGCGCTGTAGGGCTTGCCTTGCCGGATGGCGGGGCCGTCCGGACGCGGCGGCGAGATCATCAGGATCGCGCTTTCGCCATTGCTGCGCACCAAGCGCTCATAGGCGCGGCTGGAGGCGTCGCCTTGCATGAAGTCGCGTTGCGCGTCGCCCCAGCCGGCATCGTCGAGCATATGCCGCGTCGCGATCGCGATGCTGAGCCGCTGCCGCCAGAGCACGCCGCCGGCAAGCGTCGCGATGCGGCCCGTCTCGGGGTTTCTCGG
Coding sequences:
- a CDS encoding transglycosylase domain-containing protein, producing the protein MNDRTRRGERREPSFERGRDESRDDFDMRLSDDDRPGRGNRAPARYDERREAPRRDKRSGGGNGGGGRRRKRKGRSLLGGLFYWTMVLGLWCAIGLGGLIAYHAAQLPPINQLTVPKRPPNIAILAADGTLLANRGETGGRTITIGEVPPYLPKAFVAIEDRRFYEHFGIDPIGLARAMVNNLRRSGGVQGGSTLTQQLAKNLFLTQERTAARKIQEAILALWLERTYSKNQILELYLNRVYFGSGAYGVEAAAQRYFNKSARSVTIAEAAMLAGLVQAPSRLAPNRNPDAAEKRAQLVIAAMADQGLISQAAAKTALVAPAEAAERSGAGSVNYAADYVMDVLDDFIGAVEGDVTVLTTIDTKLQASAETTLVEALAAQGGKLSVSQGAVVSMAPDGALRALIGGRDYTKSQFNRATAAKRQPGSSFKPFVYLTALEQGLTPDTIRDDSPVSIKGWEPENYSRSYRGPVTLQTAFAHSLNTIAARLIQEVTPKEVVRTAQRLGISSSLQPNFSLALGTSEVTPVELTTAYATFANGGQSVLPYVIREVKSAAGKVIYARKGSGFGAVVQPQTLSMMNTMFHEVMISGSGTKANIPGWEVGGKSGTTQDFRDAWFVGFTARLVTAVWLGNDDNSQMKRVAGGGLPAEIWGKYMKAAHAGLQPAPLPGGLWRSGPKSIFDNGAPVAAARPPANTQTADSERSWVPPAPQEKNLLQKLFGG
- a CDS encoding DoxX family protein — encoded protein: MQALNSLQRYSPQMLGLLRIVTALIFIAHGTQKLFGFPVAPASGLPAAFTLFWFGAILEAFGGLLLLVGFLTRPVAFILAGEMAYAYWMFHAPRSLYPIANGGDAAILYCFIFLYLVVAGAGAWSVDNRSKA
- the trxA gene encoding thioredoxin codes for the protein MATTKVTDASFEADVLKSSEPVVVDFWAEWCGPCRMIGPALEEIAGEMNGKVKIVKMNVDENQAIPAQFGIRSIPTLMLFKDGKLASQKVGAAPKSDLSRWIAGSV
- the addA gene encoding double-strand break repair helicase AddA yields the protein MRSAPQIPPLTQQRQALAANPRLSAWVSANAGSGKTYVLVNRVLRLLLDGVEPGRMLCITYTKAAAANMANRIFKALSEWATMPDAHLAELLTALTGKTSSPDQRATARRLFAQALETPGGLKIETIHAFCTRVLQSAPFEANVPPRFEVADDLAQAEMLRDARRALLTLVAADPEGAEAKALGLLARQAAQDTFDAMMQEALRQRALFSDAQGRARDAGQMRNGMAAFLRIAPDLTTEEVQASFRRTLAGLGGLPRLIAGLEAGSATRQLFAANLRVLLAGQGDSDPVAQCRRGFITEAGSINANIRGKGKSEFEPDLLSVLESLAAGVLAASDQLNAIAIRDRSHALALLVTRMLASYQRLKNERSLLDYDDLIAKTRSLLSRVEATWVLYKLDAGIDHILLDEAQDTSEAQWAILGKLAEEFSTGLGAGEDALKPRTVFVVGDEKQSIYGFQGAMPKAFGDERQRLGRRIEEAGQRFEPVSLNTSFRSTSDIMQAVDAVFAAPDHARGLVFDGALRPETHDTVRRNDPGCVDLWPLCANDQGEPPDAWTTPVDAAERRSGIVKLASRIAGVLGRWSRAGQDDLGHPFAPGDVMILLRQRGALFETIVKALKDEGVPVTGRDRLTLADHPAVEDLIVLGRTLLLPDDDLTLATALKTPLIGLDDDDLLRLAPERAGSLREALREAGANEPRYAAVEHKLVALAEEAGRSGPFHFFAGLLGPRGGRNLALAHLGAEAGDALDAFLNAALDHERRHGPSLAGFLQHISGTAADVKRDLSASAGEVRVMTVHGAKGLEAKIVILADLAPEPGAKRLPKILAVDPPRGAPVPLWPPAGAEDAEATRAAKALVVQQMVEEHHRLLYVALTRAEDRLIVCGAQPKGEAPEGSWYAMVAAGLAGSEQGLQDIAAPDGQGVIQRFRVSAPRAAEPAKALDAPGAIEIPAWFGRPAPSEHEPAPPLKPSSALSAADGTERPGDGPFLAQAASAGRLAHLLLQILPEVEAARREAAAQALAATRGGGLPTERRARIVTAALALLREPALAALFAEGSLAEVPVTGAISLVDGSRRLVSGQIDRLAVTQDEVLIADFKTTARPPANAAAIPPTTLAQLAVYRALVGAIYPGRRVRALAIYTATLTTLEPDGHDLDAVLAQMADLAQMADLAQMADLAKMEDLAKMAG
- the addB gene encoding double-strand break repair protein AddB; translation: MPELNLFSIPAGAPFLEVLAQAMLDGRFGRIHDPDDPAAMARATLYLPTRRAARAFAASLSDKLGGQPLLLPRIVPLGDVDEAETALIGAGAWTDERVAPIDPLVRRMLLTRLVDAWGKSANRSHLKLDPAEPSLVPATLAEAYGLAGDLAALLDQLQTEGVPVERLRTLDATRFDKIWQLNASFLAILGEAWPAILAERNACDPAAFRNAMLAAERERLLAGGATGPIIAAGSTGTIPATARLLAAIARLPNGAVVLPGLDLALPERAWSAIETEPAPSHPQAALHHLMQILEATRADVRSLAEPDACRASREILLREALLPASVTEAWADLADRISVASSEAGFRDLRIVEASAEREEALAVAIALRETLEEPGRQAALITPDRGLAERVGVELRRWGIEIDDSAGLPLARWPAGALLRLILEAALTQASPASLVALLAHPLCRLGLTPEAVARGAAALEIGSWRGVSVAKGLDGLRIALAGLEGLKLESHAPGPRRRLKPEDQAAATQLLDALCVALGPLIDTLRAPDASLAATTAAAKSAIEAFARDPDGNTLAFAGADGEALAGLFDDLTGAEADMPAGGRAQDFIAILDGLLAERVVRRSGGGHPRVKIWGLLEARLLEADHIVLGGLNELVWPPETKTDSFINRPMRTELKLSQPERRIGQTAHDFVQALMARQVTLTRARKAGESETIASRFWLRLKAVTPPPAWSRASAAGNRLIALADQLSAPSPVRSTGRPAPKPARHLQPLSLSVTDVETLYRDPYQIHARKILKLDALDPLIEDPTAADRGSLLHDIVATFAQTYPEQLPADALGRLIAIADRLFEDFADTPEVRAFWWPRFLLTADHFIAWEERRRGTLARVAVERGTGFAFTLADGAELRLSGRADRIEVTHEPKLRIIDFKTGAPPSKAQVEKGFAPQLTLEAELAARAGFRDLIGPTPVEALLYLKLHHDPKAWAKDRPLDFDGEPLADVAARHLERLLQHLDALRSGREAFVSRRAPDYIKYASPYDQLARVKEWSAASSEDEGGEA
- a CDS encoding nucleotidyltransferase family protein, which produces MVLAAGLGQRMRPITDTLPKPLVRIGGKAMLDHALDRLAEAGVEEVVVNVHHLAGQIETHVAGRTSPRIVISDERAALLETGGGTKKALPLLGDGPFFSVNSDTLWSETGISNLAAMAQAWDPARMDMLLLLAQRETSVGFTGAGDFFSDDAGRLTRRSQAASAPYIFAGVSVLTPAFFAETPDGSFSLNLLFDRAIATGRLFGHVLEGQWLHIGAPHEIAPAEAALAAAQALDA